A portion of the Candidatus Binataceae bacterium genome contains these proteins:
- the ruvX gene encoding Holliday junction resolvase RuvX, whose product MATAAIDFGRKRLGVAVTDDRDVNAYPGVLIERRSMKADLEALRAYLTERDIRHVVVGLPLNMDGSEGPMARSARAFAERLAAATGIPVELYDERLSSFEARERLREATSSRWTRRGVVDVMAAVVILEGWLQRRAGRLGP is encoded by the coding sequence ATGGCAACGGCCGCTATCGATTTTGGACGCAAGCGCCTAGGTGTCGCCGTCACAGACGACCGAGACGTCAACGCCTATCCAGGGGTTTTAATAGAACGGCGTTCGATGAAGGCCGACCTGGAGGCCCTCCGCGCCTACCTAACCGAACGCGACATACGCCATGTCGTCGTCGGGCTGCCCCTCAACATGGACGGTAGCGAAGGCCCAATGGCGCGCTCAGCACGCGCCTTTGCTGAGCGGCTAGCGGCCGCCACTGGTATTCCGGTCGAGTTGTACGACGAGCGGCTGAGCAGCTTCGAAGCCAGGGAGCGACTCCGCGAGGCAACCTCCTCGCGCTGGACGCGGCGCGGCGTGGTGGACGTGATGGCGGCCGTGGTGATCCTGGAAGGATGGCTGCAGCGCCGCGCAGGTCGGTTAGGCCCGTAA
- a CDS encoding M23 family metallopeptidase, giving the protein MSLETAESASPAADPIIIELTLDRSSSLLRYLEDAGLDPAEAQHWADKFREVASTPMLRQGHALVLYKDPETGDLRGLRYDLNTNVAINERGLGAGVIRTSRELIQYDIRRVAVAFQVTRSFRTAAQNHNLPEPVVYTLESAFSDHHLDELPTGSVVKLIYQEKVSRDGRYRLVTGVEAAQVEDGEHVMSAFAFRDEHGQPRLFDANGQELGEPQSLRYPVKFEYISSGFTFHRYHPILHEYRPHVGVDLVARYGAPVQAIADGRVETAGWCGELGRCVRLDHSHGMVSIYGHLSRISPGLQAGSWVSMGEVIGRVGSSGLSTGPHLHFALEKEGRYVNPLTQSLGVNHQVSPRMRSLFEQFKENYLAMLAKLPDLGGHFHLGISEASASSGAAGASGSRLAPARASRHHGRRRWRPVRTALAR; this is encoded by the coding sequence ATGTCGCTGGAAACCGCCGAGAGCGCCTCACCCGCTGCGGACCCGATTATCATCGAGTTGACGCTCGATCGCTCCTCTTCCCTGTTGCGCTATCTGGAAGACGCCGGGCTCGACCCGGCGGAGGCGCAGCACTGGGCCGACAAGTTCCGGGAAGTGGCGAGCACGCCGATGCTGCGCCAAGGCCATGCGCTGGTGCTCTACAAGGACCCCGAGACGGGTGACTTGCGCGGGCTGCGCTACGACCTCAACACCAACGTTGCGATCAATGAGCGCGGACTTGGCGCCGGCGTTATTCGCACTTCGCGCGAGCTTATCCAGTACGACATTCGGCGAGTGGCCGTCGCATTTCAGGTCACCCGCAGCTTCCGCACCGCCGCGCAGAATCACAACCTGCCTGAGCCGGTCGTCTATACCTTGGAAAGCGCGTTCAGCGACCATCATCTGGACGAGCTTCCGACGGGCTCGGTGGTCAAACTTATCTATCAAGAGAAGGTCAGCCGCGACGGGCGCTACCGGCTGGTCACAGGCGTTGAGGCGGCACAGGTCGAGGATGGCGAGCACGTGATGAGCGCCTTCGCCTTTCGCGACGAGCACGGGCAGCCGCGCCTGTTCGACGCCAACGGGCAGGAGCTGGGTGAGCCGCAATCGCTGCGCTACCCGGTCAAATTCGAGTACATCTCCTCCGGCTTTACCTTCCATCGCTACCATCCGATCCTGCACGAGTACCGGCCTCACGTCGGCGTTGACCTAGTGGCGCGCTACGGAGCGCCGGTACAGGCGATCGCTGACGGACGAGTCGAGACCGCGGGATGGTGCGGCGAGCTCGGGAGGTGTGTGCGGCTTGATCACTCGCACGGCATGGTCAGCATTTACGGCCATCTGTCGCGGATAAGTCCAGGGCTGCAGGCCGGTTCGTGGGTATCGATGGGTGAAGTGATCGGGCGGGTTGGCTCAAGCGGATTGTCCACCGGTCCCCATCTCCACTTCGCGCTGGAAAAAGAGGGCCGCTACGTCAACCCGCTCACGCAGAGCCTTGGAGTCAATCATCAGGTGTCGCCGCGGATGCGCTCGCTGTTCGAGCAGTTCAAGGAAAACTACCTCGCGATGCTGGCGAAGCTACCCGACCTCGGCGGCCACTTCCACCTCGGTATCTCCGAAGCGTCAGCCTCGTCGGGCGCGGCCGGTGCATCCGGCAGCCGGCTCGCCCCCGCGCGCGCCTCGCGCCACCACGGGCGTCGGCGCTGGCGCCCGGTGCGCACAGCCCTCGCACGCTGA
- a CDS encoding ABC transporter substrate-binding protein, whose translation MALVKSVIDQASAVVRDSATPAAERNRRLRAIAEANFDFADMARTALGYHWRELTPAQRAQFVSLFTSFMENVYLSKMQDYGVEKIRQDISTTNVTFTGQDFQGTDYAEVHSKVAFKDRPQPVKVDYLLKRDSGRWKIYDLEIDAISVMANYRNQFNRVINDDGYPALVKLLQQKTRGLEQTLSK comes from the coding sequence ATGGCGCTCGTCAAGTCGGTCATCGACCAGGCGAGCGCCGTGGTCCGCGACAGCGCGACGCCGGCGGCCGAGCGCAACCGCAGGTTACGCGCGATCGCCGAGGCCAATTTTGATTTCGCCGACATGGCGCGCACCGCCCTGGGCTACCATTGGCGCGAGCTTACGCCGGCGCAGCGTGCGCAGTTCGTTTCCCTCTTCACCTCGTTCATGGAGAACGTTTACCTGAGCAAGATGCAGGACTACGGGGTCGAAAAAATCCGCCAGGATATCAGCACCACCAACGTCACTTTCACCGGCCAGGACTTTCAGGGGACCGACTACGCCGAAGTACACAGCAAGGTGGCCTTCAAGGATCGCCCGCAGCCGGTCAAGGTGGACTATCTGCTCAAGCGCGACAGCGGCCGCTGGAAAATCTACGACCTCGAGATTGACGCGATCAGCGTGATGGCCAATTACCGCAACCAGTTCAACCGCGTGATAAACGACGACGGCTATCCCGCGCTGGTCAAGCTGCTCCAGCAAAAGACCCGGGGTTTGGAACAGACGCTGAGCAAGTAG
- a CDS encoding glycerophosphodiester phosphodiesterase — MPPEYDSEFFVPSRPRIIAHRGASGEYPENTLAAFRAAAEAGAPYFELDVHATRDGVIVVSHDAELSRTCGIDAAIAEMTSAELARADAGWGFSVSGSGEFPFRGRGHRVPTLEEVFAAFPRHRYIIEVKQSEPSLIVPLLEVIQRSGMRRRALIASEHQAPIDEVRALAPDIPTGFPSAEVAGFMKAMAPEGEPFRPRGAALQIPSEYESWRLVTPQSVAAAHRMGVEVHVWTVNELAEMRALLALGVDGILTDYPARLAALL, encoded by the coding sequence ATGCCTCCGGAATACGATAGCGAGTTCTTTGTTCCTTCCCGTCCGCGCATTATCGCTCACCGCGGCGCAAGCGGCGAGTATCCGGAAAACACGCTGGCAGCCTTTCGCGCCGCCGCCGAGGCCGGCGCGCCGTACTTCGAGCTCGACGTGCATGCGACCCGCGACGGCGTGATCGTCGTCAGCCACGACGCCGAGCTCAGCCGCACCTGCGGAATCGACGCCGCGATTGCCGAGATGACCTCCGCTGAGCTTGCGCGGGCCGACGCGGGATGGGGATTCAGCGTCAGCGGCAGCGGCGAATTTCCCTTCCGCGGACGCGGGCATCGGGTCCCGACGCTGGAGGAAGTCTTCGCGGCCTTTCCGCGCCATCGGTACATCATCGAAGTCAAGCAAAGCGAGCCGAGCCTGATAGTTCCGCTGCTCGAAGTGATTCAGCGCTCCGGGATGCGCCGGCGGGCGCTAATCGCGAGTGAGCATCAGGCGCCGATTGACGAAGTGCGCGCGCTGGCCCCGGATATCCCGACCGGCTTTCCTTCCGCCGAGGTTGCCGGATTCATGAAGGCGATGGCGCCGGAGGGCGAGCCCTTTCGGCCCCGCGGCGCCGCGCTCCAGATTCCGTCCGAGTACGAATCGTGGCGGCTGGTCACGCCTCAGAGCGTGGCGGCTGCCCATCGGATGGGCGTTGAGGTTCACGTCTGGACGGTCAACGAACTTGCCGAGATGCGCGCGCTGCTCGCGCTGGGCGTCGATGGCATCCTGACCGACTATCCCGCGCGTCTCGCCGCGCTTCTTTAA
- a CDS encoding TIGR03617 family F420-dependent LLM class oxidoreductase, protein MKLDTMLSARELREVPAAARAAEEAGFDAVWSMEAGNDGFLPLALAAEHTRRIKMGPAVAIAFPRSPMVTAYTSYDLARLSEGRFILGLGTQVKGHIERRYGMRWEPPVPKLREYLESLNAIFKCWNEGGAKLSYKGKYYNFSLMTPFFAPRPHQYKVPVYIAGVNRHILRLAGELCDGLHAHPFNSPKYLREFVLPHLEEGLRKSGRTRKDFTIFTTAFVVVGRNDEEIEKARAGVRQQIAFYASTRTYQVVLDTHGWGEVAARLNEKAAKGDWSGMAKEITDEMLDVYSVSGNWDNIAAKVKARYDGLLDRVAFYMPYKAGADEDAWRALCRQFNG, encoded by the coding sequence ATGAAACTCGACACGATGCTTTCGGCGCGCGAGCTGCGCGAGGTGCCGGCGGCGGCGCGGGCGGCCGAAGAGGCCGGTTTCGACGCAGTATGGTCGATGGAGGCCGGCAACGACGGCTTCCTGCCGCTGGCGCTCGCGGCCGAGCATACGCGGCGGATCAAGATGGGGCCGGCGGTCGCGATCGCCTTTCCGCGCAGCCCGATGGTGACAGCCTACACTTCTTACGACCTTGCGCGGCTGTCCGAGGGTCGCTTCATCCTCGGCCTTGGCACCCAGGTAAAGGGGCATATCGAGCGCCGCTACGGGATGCGCTGGGAGCCGCCGGTGCCTAAGCTGCGCGAGTACCTCGAATCGCTCAATGCCATCTTCAAATGCTGGAATGAGGGCGGAGCCAAACTTTCGTACAAGGGCAAGTACTACAATTTCTCGCTGATGACGCCGTTCTTCGCCCCGCGCCCGCATCAATACAAAGTCCCGGTTTATATCGCGGGGGTGAACCGGCATATCCTGCGCCTGGCCGGGGAGCTGTGCGACGGCCTGCACGCGCATCCGTTCAACTCGCCCAAGTACCTGCGCGAGTTTGTCCTGCCCCATCTCGAGGAGGGGCTGCGCAAATCCGGCCGCACGCGCAAGGACTTCACCATCTTCACCACCGCCTTCGTGGTGGTTGGGCGCAACGATGAGGAGATCGAGAAGGCGCGCGCCGGCGTGCGCCAGCAGATCGCCTTTTACGCCTCGACCCGCACCTACCAGGTCGTACTCGACACCCACGGATGGGGCGAGGTCGCCGCGCGGCTCAACGAGAAGGCCGCCAAGGGCGACTGGAGCGGGATGGCGAAGGAGATCACCGACGAGATGCTCGACGTCTATTCGGTGAGCGGCAACTGGGACAATATCGCGGCCAAGGTCAAGGCTCGCTACGACGGCCTGCTTGACCGGGTCGCCTTCTATATGCCGTACAAGGCGGGCGCCGACGAGGACGCCTGGCGCGCGCTCTGTAGGCAGTTCAACGGCTGA
- the mltG gene encoding endolytic transglycosylase MltG, producing the protein MVSVNLGDSLATVARRLEAAGVVRSARAAALYADLTGGGRNLKPGDYAFYGGEDLPTVLRHIVNGDFTVVTVAIPEGATLHQVAERLAEAGLVCQWQFEAAAQYGPLVDALGLRPLGAEGYLFPATYRFAPHASTREILATMLARLYSVLTPEVEQRMFELGIGAHDLLTLASIIEKEAKVPGERPTIASVFYNRLRLGMPLQSDPTAQYNPLGEPESAAAAVHTASAYNTYTFAGLPPGPIANPGMSSIMAALYPAHTDYLYFVARNDGTHIFSRTLLEQERAIALVKKRSAQGRPAGLASAAARR; encoded by the coding sequence ATGGTTTCCGTAAATTTGGGCGATTCGCTGGCGACTGTGGCGCGGCGGCTTGAGGCCGCAGGGGTCGTGCGCAGCGCCCGCGCGGCCGCGCTGTACGCGGACCTGACCGGCGGCGGACGCAATTTGAAGCCCGGCGACTACGCCTTCTATGGCGGCGAGGACCTGCCAACCGTCCTGCGCCATATCGTCAACGGCGACTTCACGGTGGTGACGGTGGCGATCCCCGAAGGCGCGACGCTGCATCAAGTGGCCGAGCGGCTTGCGGAGGCGGGCCTGGTTTGCCAGTGGCAGTTCGAGGCGGCCGCGCAGTACGGGCCGCTGGTGGATGCGCTCGGGCTGCGCCCGCTGGGGGCCGAGGGCTACCTGTTTCCAGCAACCTACCGCTTCGCGCCGCATGCGAGCACGCGAGAAATCCTGGCTACGATGCTCGCGCGGTTGTATTCGGTCCTGACACCCGAGGTCGAGCAGCGGATGTTCGAACTGGGCATTGGAGCGCACGACCTCTTGACGCTCGCCTCGATCATCGAAAAAGAGGCTAAGGTTCCGGGCGAGCGTCCGACGATCGCCAGCGTCTTCTACAATCGGCTCCGGCTGGGGATGCCGCTTCAGTCCGATCCCACGGCCCAGTATAATCCGTTGGGGGAACCGGAGTCCGCGGCGGCGGCAGTGCATACTGCCTCGGCCTATAACACGTACACATTTGCCGGACTCCCGCCGGGACCGATTGCAAACCCTGGAATGTCGTCGATAATGGCGGCGCTGTATCCGGCGCACACCGACTATCTGTATTTTGTGGCGCGCAACGACGGAACTCACATTTTCTCGCGCACGTTGCTCGAACAGGAACGCGCGATCGCGCTGGTGAAAAAGCGCTCGGCACAGGGCCGCCCGGCCGGGCTCGCGTCCGCCGCCGCCCGCCGGTAA
- a CDS encoding sulfotransferase, whose amino-acid sequence MPPRNCVILGSGRSGTSMAAGLLAQAGYFMGGELWPANEGNPKGQFEDREVNAINDSLIASSVCATARRGLRKLLLGETPPLGEFQHWVAVLKPGAPIACNPEMRRRIAALTARQPFCFKDPRFSYTLGAWRACLGKALLLCVFRDPSVTAHSIVRECAAADYMKGVAMDASRALKVWEAMYRWILEVHRPQGGDWLFVHYDQLLDHSAYPRIEERLGVRLDRDFATAELNRSRPTVAVSRRVGQIYRHLCGLAGYEARRAGNGVPNP is encoded by the coding sequence ATGCCACCGCGCAACTGCGTGATCCTCGGCTCAGGGCGCAGCGGCACCAGCATGGCCGCCGGGCTGCTGGCGCAGGCGGGCTATTTCATGGGCGGCGAGTTGTGGCCGGCCAACGAAGGTAATCCCAAGGGCCAGTTCGAAGATCGCGAGGTCAACGCGATCAATGACAGTTTGATCGCCTCTTCGGTCTGCGCCACGGCGCGGCGCGGATTGCGCAAGCTGCTGCTGGGAGAAACTCCGCCGCTCGGCGAGTTCCAGCACTGGGTGGCCGTGCTGAAGCCCGGGGCGCCGATCGCGTGCAATCCGGAGATGCGCCGGCGCATCGCGGCGCTCACCGCGCGCCAGCCGTTCTGCTTCAAGGATCCGCGGTTCTCGTACACGCTCGGCGCATGGCGGGCCTGCCTTGGGAAGGCGCTGCTGCTGTGCGTCTTCCGCGATCCGAGCGTCACCGCGCACAGCATCGTGCGCGAGTGCGCGGCCGCCGATTACATGAAGGGCGTCGCGATGGATGCGAGCCGAGCGCTTAAGGTGTGGGAGGCGATGTACCGCTGGATCCTCGAGGTCCACCGTCCGCAGGGCGGCGACTGGCTGTTCGTGCACTACGACCAGCTGCTCGACCATTCCGCCTACCCACGGATCGAGGAGCGGCTCGGCGTGCGGCTGGACCGCGATTTCGCCACCGCCGAGCTGAACCGCTCGCGGCCGACGGTGGCGGTGTCGCGGCGCGTCGGCCAAATCTATCGGCACCTGTGTGGACTTGCCGGCTACGAAGCCCGCCGCGCTGGCAACGGCGTGCCGAATCCCTAG
- a CDS encoding lipopolysaccharide kinase InaA family protein encodes MKDEGRTRACLVPGPDGTPVFVKRVRTGSWLGGLAAMARGSRVRRWLAGAAMLEAAGFNHPTPLAALEVRRAGAVTECYLACTALSRATILSRAVFGDGSVDLRRRRALLGAVAHEVRRLHDAGLYTHDLQETNLMVEAGAGAAPRIWFVDLEDFRHARTVSWHRRLTNLIHLDRSLGRFLSRGTRMRFLRDYVEGMAPGRNERRRLVAEFLRMRARVEKRRRLQSPRRPTLDDAAAVPAPSPRRAGAGGPVELAPRAGD; translated from the coding sequence TTGAAGGACGAAGGCCGCACCCGGGCCTGCCTGGTGCCGGGGCCGGATGGCACGCCGGTTTTCGTCAAGCGCGTGCGCACGGGCTCGTGGCTAGGCGGCTTGGCCGCGATGGCGCGCGGCTCGCGCGTCAGGCGATGGCTCGCCGGGGCGGCGATGCTCGAAGCGGCAGGTTTCAACCACCCGACGCCGCTCGCCGCGCTCGAGGTGCGCCGCGCCGGCGCGGTGACCGAATGCTACCTGGCGTGCACGGCGCTGAGCCGGGCTACCATCCTAAGCCGCGCCGTCTTTGGCGATGGCAGCGTTGATTTGCGCCGCCGCCGCGCATTGTTGGGAGCGGTGGCGCACGAGGTGCGCCGGCTTCACGACGCCGGCCTTTACACCCACGACTTGCAGGAAACCAATTTGATGGTGGAGGCGGGCGCTGGTGCCGCGCCTCGCATTTGGTTCGTCGATCTCGAGGATTTTCGCCACGCGCGCACGGTTTCATGGCACCGGCGGCTGACCAATCTGATCCATCTCGACCGCAGCCTCGGCCGCTTTCTGAGCCGCGGCACCCGGATGCGGTTTCTACGCGACTACGTGGAGGGGATGGCGCCCGGACGCAACGAGCGCCGCCGCCTGGTCGCGGAGTTTTTGCGCATGCGCGCCCGGGTCGAGAAACGCCGGCGTCTCCAGAGCCCGCGCCGTCCGACCCTGGACGATGCGGCGGCTGTGCCCGCCCCTTCCCCACGTCGGGCGGGCGCCGGGGGCCCCGTCGAGCTTGCGCCGCGAGCCGGCGACTGA
- a CDS encoding VIT1/CCC1 transporter family protein: MAFAIRKREYDHHTEQVHAAGGTSVRDLMLGLNDGLVASFAVTSGVAGAFAASQIVVMAGLAETLGGAVSMGLAAFISARSQLEFYHSEIARERDEIRRWPERERDEIRAIYRAKGFTGELLDTVVRHITADPERWANVMMREELGLAVESFDRPLRSALTVGFSYLVGALVPVLPYLFLAPHPGVVASAATTLAALFGVGAAKTAITLRPWWLSGLESMATGIAAAAVTYGAGRLFAAR, from the coding sequence ATGGCATTTGCGATCCGCAAGCGCGAGTACGACCACCATACCGAGCAGGTCCACGCGGCAGGCGGCACCAGCGTGCGCGACCTGATGCTGGGGCTCAACGACGGCCTGGTGGCATCGTTCGCGGTGACCTCGGGAGTGGCGGGCGCGTTTGCCGCCAGCCAAATCGTGGTGATGGCGGGGCTGGCCGAGACGCTGGGCGGGGCAGTCTCGATGGGGCTCGCCGCGTTTATCTCGGCGCGCTCGCAACTCGAATTCTATCACAGCGAGATCGCGCGCGAGCGCGACGAGATCCGGCGCTGGCCCGAACGCGAGCGCGACGAGATCCGGGCGATCTATCGCGCCAAGGGCTTCACCGGCGAGTTGCTCGACACGGTCGTGCGTCACATCACGGCCGATCCCGAGCGCTGGGCCAACGTGATGATGCGCGAGGAGCTGGGGCTCGCAGTCGAGTCGTTCGATCGACCGCTGCGCTCGGCGCTGACGGTCGGGTTTTCCTACCTGGTGGGCGCGCTGGTGCCGGTGCTCCCCTACCTCTTTCTCGCGCCCCATCCGGGAGTGGTCGCTTCGGCCGCGACCACGCTGGCCGCGCTGTTCGGGGTGGGCGCCGCCAAGACCGCTATCACGCTGCGCCCGTGGTGGCTGAGCGGGCTGGAGAGCATGGCCACCGGAATCGCCGCCGCCGCCGTGACTTATGGCGCCGGCCGCCTGTTCGCCGCGCGCTAG
- a CDS encoding glycosyltransferase family 2 protein, whose translation MAAPLVSVIIPVYNGEDCIARALDSVLAQDFTDYEVLVVDDGSRDSTRRILRRYRRRIRIIRLPRNLGLAAARNRGVARAQGRYIAFLDADDVWMPGRLARTVAPLQASKTATLSFSDVVPVDDRYTPLAPSYLHPGMARPPMLTDLLKEGWWPILPSTVTVQRRALRRVRGFAEGFQGASGFEDTEVWFRLRELGDFIFVPEPLVQYRLSPFVERMRKYAPGFRLFARRIRKRYGLAGEKLILRCAALYRWLLTVKGLQCLQAGDMRQARNALFCALRYQAAPGRRMRRDERRRARFVSARAANNLAPAAGKIAAGAGVCAAEGPALGGGVAASAEPATPALVAKNMNNGVRSFPQRREETLRAWYSLLPRRHAIALMRRSGLLEIPPPPPSHADFARELLAGAHPLALY comes from the coding sequence ATGGCGGCGCCGCTGGTTTCGGTGATAATCCCGGTTTACAACGGCGAGGACTGTATCGCGCGCGCACTCGACAGCGTGCTGGCCCAGGACTTCACCGATTACGAAGTCCTGGTGGTGGACGACGGCTCGCGCGATTCCACCCGCCGTATCCTGCGGCGCTACCGCCGGCGCATCCGGATCATCCGCCTGCCGCGCAACCTTGGCCTGGCCGCCGCGCGCAATCGCGGAGTGGCGCGCGCCCAGGGCCGCTACATCGCCTTCCTCGATGCGGATGATGTATGGATGCCCGGGCGGCTGGCCAGAACGGTCGCCCCGCTGCAAGCCAGCAAGACTGCGACCCTGTCCTTTTCCGACGTGGTGCCGGTGGACGACCGCTACACCCCGCTCGCGCCCTCCTACCTGCATCCAGGGATGGCGCGGCCGCCGATGCTGACCGACCTGCTCAAGGAAGGCTGGTGGCCGATCCTGCCCAGCACCGTAACTGTCCAGCGCCGGGCGTTGCGCCGGGTCCGCGGCTTCGCCGAGGGATTTCAGGGTGCCTCGGGCTTCGAGGACACCGAAGTGTGGTTCCGGCTGCGCGAGCTCGGCGACTTTATCTTCGTCCCGGAACCGCTGGTGCAGTATCGCCTCAGTCCGTTCGTCGAGCGGATGCGGAAGTACGCGCCCGGCTTTCGGCTGTTCGCCCGTCGGATACGCAAACGCTACGGACTGGCCGGCGAAAAGCTAATCTTGCGCTGCGCGGCGCTCTATCGATGGCTGCTCACGGTCAAGGGACTGCAATGCCTTCAGGCGGGCGATATGCGCCAGGCGCGCAACGCGTTGTTCTGCGCGCTGCGCTATCAAGCCGCTCCGGGACGCCGGATGCGGCGCGACGAGCGGCGGCGGGCGCGTTTCGTAAGCGCGCGCGCGGCGAACAACTTGGCGCCCGCCGCCGGCAAAATCGCCGCGGGCGCCGGCGTATGCGCGGCCGAGGGCCCGGCGCTCGGTGGCGGTGTCGCCGCCTCGGCCGAGCCGGCGACGCCAGCGCTCGTCGCGAAGAACATGAATAACGGCGTCCGCTCGTTTCCGCAAAGGCGCGAGGAGACGCTCCGGGCCTGGTACTCGCTCCTGCCGCGGCGCCACGCGATCGCGCTGATGCGCCGCAGCGGGCTGTTGGAGATTCCCCCGCCTCCGCCGAGCCATGCCGACTTTGCCAGGGAACTGCTGGCCGGCGCTCATCCGCTGGCTCTGTATTAG
- a CDS encoding AAA family ATPase has protein sequence MGAAAQITPAERVNEFRRVFARAEAEVGKVIVGHLDVIRKLLTALFAGGHVLIEGVPGLGKTLMCKTASDALGLSFKRIQFTPDLMPSDIVGTQVLTETDGRREFHFKPGPIFAHIVLGDEINRATPKTQSAVLEAMEERQVTVFGNTYPLEPPFLVLATQNPIELEGTYPLPEAQMDRFLFKVVMGSPKPEELREILNRTTGAQAHVAQPIFSPANAPAAIEQLKALVREVMVAEPVERFAIGIIGACTPNGPGAIPEVSQYLRFGPSPRGAQALILCAKVNALLDGRVSVSYDDVADAILPALRHRLLRNFQAEAENVTTDSILEQVTKRLKRPRA, from the coding sequence ATGGGAGCGGCTGCGCAAATCACTCCGGCCGAGCGGGTCAATGAATTCCGCCGCGTCTTTGCACGCGCCGAGGCCGAAGTCGGCAAGGTAATCGTCGGCCACCTGGACGTAATTCGCAAACTTCTGACCGCGCTGTTTGCCGGCGGCCACGTGCTTATCGAGGGCGTCCCCGGGCTCGGTAAGACCCTGATGTGCAAGACCGCCAGCGACGCGCTGGGGCTCAGCTTCAAGCGGATCCAGTTCACGCCCGATTTGATGCCCTCTGATATCGTCGGCACTCAGGTCCTGACTGAGACCGACGGCCGGCGCGAGTTCCATTTCAAGCCCGGGCCGATCTTCGCCCATATCGTGCTCGGCGACGAGATCAACCGCGCAACGCCCAAGACCCAGTCGGCGGTGCTCGAGGCAATGGAGGAGCGGCAGGTCACTGTCTTCGGCAACACCTATCCGCTCGAGCCCCCATTTCTCGTGCTCGCCACCCAGAACCCGATCGAACTGGAAGGCACCTATCCGCTGCCGGAAGCGCAGATGGACCGCTTCCTGTTCAAAGTCGTGATGGGCTCGCCGAAGCCCGAGGAGCTGCGCGAAATCCTCAACCGCACCACCGGCGCGCAGGCCCACGTCGCCCAGCCGATCTTCAGTCCGGCCAACGCACCCGCCGCGATCGAACAGCTCAAGGCGCTGGTGCGCGAGGTGATGGTGGCCGAGCCGGTCGAGCGCTTCGCGATCGGAATCATCGGCGCCTGCACACCCAACGGCCCCGGCGCGATCCCCGAGGTCTCGCAGTACTTGCGCTTTGGGCCGAGCCCGCGCGGCGCCCAGGCGCTGATCCTGTGCGCCAAGGTTAACGCACTCCTCGACGGGCGGGTCAGCGTCAGCTACGACGACGTCGCCGACGCGATCCTCCCCGCCCTGCGCCATCGCCTGCTGCGTAACTTCCAGGCCGAGGCGGAGAACGTGACCACCGACTCGATCCTCGAACAGGTGACCAAGCGGCTCAAGCGGCCGCGCGCGTAG
- a CDS encoding DUF58 domain-containing protein yields MLGLPEEFTPDFLARLEQLRIKTRREYAGLGKGSHLSPRRGSSLEFSDFRHYALGDDFRYIDWGLFGRTDKLYIKLFKEEEDLLTYIFLDASASMGLPEADRKFHMAVATALAFAYVALAQGDRVMVRVLAGDGKASTPGFVYGRHRIVELAQRLGAVRPAGQLDLAAALARELVSIRRAGKVFVISDYLMMINSVTRGLGLFTAANMDVTAVQILGGSELSAAGLGGDVELVDAESGERVMVSIGNREREHYRQTLHRLAREIKTFCLRRGLHYTLYSTEQNFHDFFLRAFADFGLRH; encoded by the coding sequence ATGCTGGGACTGCCCGAGGAATTCACGCCGGACTTCCTGGCCCGGCTCGAACAACTGCGGATTAAGACCCGGCGCGAGTACGCGGGGCTGGGCAAGGGCTCCCATCTCTCGCCCCGGCGCGGCTCGTCGCTGGAGTTCAGCGACTTTCGCCACTACGCCCTCGGCGACGACTTCCGCTATATTGACTGGGGCCTCTTCGGCCGCACCGACAAGCTCTACATCAAGCTTTTCAAGGAAGAGGAAGACCTTCTGACCTATATCTTCCTCGATGCCAGCGCCTCGATGGGTTTGCCCGAGGCCGACCGCAAGTTCCACATGGCGGTGGCGACCGCGCTCGCCTTCGCCTACGTCGCGCTGGCGCAGGGCGACCGCGTGATGGTGCGTGTGCTGGCGGGCGACGGCAAGGCGTCCACCCCGGGCTTCGTTTACGGCCGCCATCGGATCGTCGAGCTCGCGCAGCGGCTGGGCGCGGTTCGTCCCGCTGGCCAGCTGGACCTGGCGGCGGCACTTGCGCGCGAGCTGGTGTCGATTCGCCGCGCGGGCAAGGTCTTCGTCATCTCGGACTACCTGATGATGATAAATTCGGTGACCCGTGGGCTGGGACTGTTCACCGCCGCCAACATGGACGTGACCGCGGTGCAGATCCTCGGCGGCAGCGAGCTTAGCGCCGCCGGCCTCGGCGGCGACGTCGAGCTGGTCGACGCCGAGAGCGGCGAGCGCGTGATGGTTTCGATCGGCAACCGCGAGCGCGAGCATTACCGCCAGACGCTCCATCGCCTGGCGCGCGAGATCAAAACCTTCTGCCTGCGCCGCGGCCTGCACTACACGCTGTACTCGACCGAGCAGAACTTCCATGACTTCTTCCTGCGCGCGTTCGCGGACTTTGGTCTGAGGCATTAG